A part of Synechococcus sp. KORDI-49 genomic DNA contains:
- a CDS encoding glycosyltransferase family 4 protein codes for MVQIAWLGKKSPFCGNVSYGLSTTEALRERGHQTHFIHFDNPRSPESGSTSLLANDPDVSLPYLVKSQVYTIPSPGAQRELRDSLERIRPDIVHASLTLSPLDFRLPDLCQQLGVPLVATFHPPFDAGMRNLTAGTQQLSYQLYAPALARYDRVIVFSQLQAEVLIRLGVPADRLAVIPNGVDTDRWAPSRHGGDAVLLQRVRQRLGSERTFLYMGRLATEKNVEALLRAWRLVSPQGCRLVIVGDGPLRGTLQNSFNEPGILWWGYEADLNTRIALMQCAEVFLLPSLVEGLSLALLEAMATGTACIATDAGADGEVLDGGAGIVLSTQGVATQLRTLLPVLRDQPVLTAELGRRARQRALERYRLSRNIDAIEQLYGTLLATRPLAA; via the coding sequence TTGGTGCAGATTGCCTGGCTGGGTAAGAAATCTCCGTTCTGCGGCAATGTCTCCTACGGCCTGAGCACCACTGAGGCCCTGCGTGAACGCGGTCACCAGACTCACTTCATTCATTTCGACAATCCCCGCAGCCCGGAAAGCGGTTCCACCTCACTGCTGGCCAATGATCCGGATGTGAGCCTGCCCTACCTGGTGAAATCGCAGGTTTACACCATCCCTTCTCCAGGCGCCCAGAGGGAACTGAGGGACTCCCTGGAACGGATCAGGCCGGACATCGTCCACGCCAGCCTGACTCTCTCGCCGCTGGATTTCCGCTTACCCGACCTCTGTCAGCAGCTGGGGGTCCCCCTGGTCGCCACGTTCCATCCCCCCTTCGACGCGGGGATGCGCAACCTCACCGCCGGGACCCAGCAGCTCTCCTACCAGCTCTATGCCCCGGCGCTTGCCCGTTACGACCGGGTGATCGTGTTCTCCCAGCTGCAGGCGGAAGTGCTGATCCGCCTCGGGGTGCCGGCCGACCGCCTGGCCGTGATCCCCAACGGTGTGGACACCGATCGCTGGGCACCGTCCCGTCACGGTGGTGATGCCGTGCTGTTGCAACGGGTTCGGCAGCGCCTCGGATCGGAGCGCACGTTCCTCTACATGGGCCGCCTTGCCACGGAGAAGAACGTGGAGGCGCTGCTGCGGGCATGGCGCCTGGTGTCACCCCAGGGATGCCGACTGGTGATCGTCGGTGACGGTCCGCTGCGCGGCACCCTCCAGAACAGCTTCAACGAGCCAGGGATCCTCTGGTGGGGATACGAAGCGGACCTGAACACCCGCATCGCCCTGATGCAGTGCGCCGAAGTCTTCCTGCTGCCCAGCCTGGTGGAAGGACTGTCTCTGGCGCTGCTGGAGGCCATGGCCACCGGCACGGCCTGCATCGCCACCGACGCGGGTGCCGATGGCGAAGTGCTGGACGGTGGGGCCGGAATCGTGTTGAGCACCCAGGGAGTGGCCACCCAGCTGCGCACCCTGCTGCCGGTGCTGCGCGATCAACCGGTGCTCACCGCGGAGCTCGGACGCCGGGCACGACAGCGGGCGCTTGAGCG
- a CDS encoding MFS transporter, which translates to MAVVRLEDFRRLWIGQIFSQLADKFYIVLMVFLIAQHWVSQDAQSSGAMAEVASAIRMDIETRAQRITLLATGIYVANTVPAVLLGMLAGVWADRWPKRRVMVASNAMRALLVLLAPVCLLPGPELLGLSWGYWALLLMTFLESVLTQFFAPAEQAAIPLLVPNKLLLAANSLYQATSMAATIVGFALGQPILRLLNQSLASLGLSGGEFLLLPFCYGMAALSLSTIRLRETPSRPNNIGIGEEIREGLQVLVKRPTVRRAMRNLVLLYSLLAAMYVLAISLAGSISSLGPTGFGSLLAMSGLGMAIGAVLTAQLGHRISRHHLGAAGLAAITCCLVLLGQLQGRLLITLSLCTLLGIGAALVAIPAQTTLQEDTPERERGRVFGLQNNLINIALSLPLVLAGTLVSSVGLRPVLLLLATLALGAAVLERPWKRC; encoded by the coding sequence ATGGCCGTGGTGCGGCTCGAGGACTTCCGCCGGCTCTGGATCGGCCAGATCTTCTCCCAGCTGGCGGACAAGTTCTACATCGTGCTGATGGTGTTCCTGATCGCCCAGCACTGGGTGAGTCAGGACGCTCAGAGCAGCGGCGCCATGGCGGAGGTCGCCTCCGCCATCCGCATGGACATCGAGACCAGAGCTCAGCGCATCACCCTGCTGGCGACAGGCATCTACGTGGCCAACACCGTGCCCGCCGTGCTGCTGGGAATGCTGGCGGGGGTCTGGGCCGACCGCTGGCCGAAACGGCGGGTGATGGTGGCCTCCAACGCCATGCGGGCCCTGCTGGTGCTGCTGGCCCCTGTCTGTCTCCTGCCGGGTCCTGAACTGCTCGGGCTCAGCTGGGGGTACTGGGCCCTGCTGCTGATGACCTTCCTGGAGTCGGTGCTCACCCAGTTCTTCGCCCCGGCGGAACAGGCGGCCATTCCGCTGCTGGTGCCGAACAAACTGCTGCTGGCGGCCAATTCGCTTTACCAGGCCACCAGCATGGCAGCCACCATCGTGGGCTTCGCCCTCGGTCAACCGATCCTGCGACTGCTCAATCAGAGCCTCGCCAGCCTGGGACTGTCGGGAGGTGAATTCCTACTGCTGCCGTTCTGCTACGGCATGGCGGCTCTCAGCCTCAGCACCATCCGTCTGCGCGAGACCCCCTCGCGGCCGAACAACATCGGCATCGGGGAAGAGATCCGTGAAGGACTGCAGGTGCTGGTGAAACGGCCGACCGTGCGGCGGGCCATGCGCAATCTGGTGCTGCTCTACAGCCTGCTGGCCGCGATGTACGTGCTCGCCATCAGCCTGGCGGGGTCGATCAGCAGCCTGGGGCCGACGGGATTCGGCAGCCTGCTGGCCATGAGTGGCCTGGGTATGGCGATCGGAGCGGTGCTGACCGCCCAGCTCGGGCATCGCATCAGCCGCCACCATCTCGGAGCCGCCGGACTGGCTGCCATCACCTGCTGCCTGGTGCTGCTCGGCCAGCTTCAGGGGCGCCTGCTGATCACACTGAGCCTCTGCACCCTGCTCGGCATCGGTGCCGCCCTGGTGGCGATCCCAGCCCAGACGACACTGCAGGAGGACACCCCGGAACGGGAACGGGGCCGCGTGTTCGGCCTGCAGAACAACCTGATCAACATCGCCCTCAGCCTGCCGCTGGTGCTGGCGGGGACCCTCGTGAGCAGCGTCGGACTCAGGCCGGTGCTGCTGCTGCTGGCGACCCTGGCCCTCGGCGCGGCAGTGCTGGAGAGACCCTGGAAGCGCTGCTAA
- the recO gene encoding DNA repair protein RecO, whose amino-acid sequence MAERRLEGLVLKVGPLGEHDRLLTLLSEAEGVSRLAVPGARRPKSSLAAAAPLTLLELQVGGRSGLARVRQLRVQRSFSGLGRRLETLAAAQALSDLCLLMGADDDPITGMLATLMLHLERLEQRAEAPTMVLASTVQGCVHLLSLGGYGLPLQSCCRSGAPLDPPIGQWDWRCSLLPEDGFAIGAEPTARLMLNPSELALLQRLPRPDLPCRRSGELMGPEPVWLRLLSVVELWIRSHLPRGSRALPMLRESLAHPAVSDHVPDAGES is encoded by the coding sequence ATGGCGGAACGACGGCTGGAAGGGCTCGTCCTGAAGGTGGGTCCCCTGGGGGAGCACGACCGGCTGCTCACTCTGCTCAGCGAGGCGGAGGGGGTGAGCCGGCTGGCGGTCCCTGGGGCGCGACGACCAAAAAGCAGCCTGGCCGCCGCTGCCCCGCTCACCCTCCTGGAGCTTCAGGTGGGAGGCCGCAGCGGACTGGCCCGGGTGCGGCAACTGCGCGTCCAGCGCAGTTTCAGCGGTCTGGGCCGGCGGCTGGAGACCCTGGCCGCCGCTCAGGCCCTCAGTGATCTCTGCCTGCTGATGGGCGCTGATGACGATCCGATCACCGGAATGCTGGCGACCCTGATGTTGCATCTGGAGCGGCTCGAGCAACGGGCCGAGGCCCCGACCATGGTGCTGGCGAGCACCGTTCAGGGCTGTGTCCACCTGCTGAGCCTCGGGGGCTACGGGCTGCCGCTGCAGAGCTGCTGCCGCAGCGGCGCCCCGCTGGATCCCCCCATCGGTCAGTGGGACTGGCGCTGCAGCCTTCTGCCCGAGGACGGCTTCGCCATCGGGGCGGAACCCACGGCGAGGCTGATGCTGAATCCGTCGGAGCTGGCCCTGCTGCAGCGGCTGCCCCGCCCGGATCTGCCCTGCCGACGCTCCGGGGAGCTGATGGGCCCCGAACCGGTTTGGCTCAGGCTGCTCTCCGTCGTGGAGCTCTGGATCCGCAGCCATCTGCCGAGAGGCAGCCGGGCGTTGCCGATGCTGCGGGAATCGCTGGCTCACCCTGCGGTGAGCGATCATGTGCCCGACGCGGGCGAATCTTGA
- a CDS encoding deoxyribose-phosphate aldolase has product MADPLQDLPDLPPLLDQAILDPLLNTEQLIECCDASRERNIRAICGTLARLPALRHRLGGGDGPRLIAAIDFPFGTLPAGLRLAEAQWAAANGADELDVVPDFSALADGDSGRFAEDLAALCDLGLPLRVVLDMARLSDAQLELAVEAAIDAGASGVQTGNGFGPACHPDQVSQLKQLCRGRCAIKAAGGIHSLELVHDLVAAGANLLGTSSAPQLLQSQRQPIG; this is encoded by the coding sequence ATGGCCGATCCCCTTCAGGACCTTCCGGATCTGCCTCCCCTTCTGGACCAGGCCATCCTCGACCCGCTGCTGAATACCGAGCAGCTGATCGAATGCTGCGATGCCAGCCGGGAACGCAACATCCGGGCCATCTGCGGCACCCTGGCCAGGCTACCGGCCCTGCGCCATCGACTCGGGGGTGGTGACGGTCCACGACTGATCGCCGCCATCGACTTTCCGTTCGGCACCCTCCCCGCCGGTCTGCGACTGGCTGAGGCCCAGTGGGCGGCAGCCAACGGCGCCGACGAGCTGGATGTGGTGCCGGATTTCAGCGCCCTGGCCGATGGCGACTCCGGCCGCTTCGCCGAGGACCTGGCCGCTCTGTGTGACCTGGGCCTCCCCCTGCGGGTGGTGCTCGACATGGCCAGGCTCAGCGACGCGCAGCTGGAACTGGCGGTGGAGGCGGCGATCGATGCCGGGGCCAGCGGTGTGCAGACGGGAAACGGTTTCGGCCCCGCCTGCCATCCCGATCAGGTGAGCCAGCTGAAACAGCTCTGTCGCGGCCGCTGCGCGATCAAGGCCGCTGGCGGGATCCACAGCCTGGAGCTGGTGCACGATCTGGTTGCCGCCGGCGCCAACCTGCTCGGCACCAGCAGTGCGCCTCAACTGCTCCAGTCCCAGCGCCAGCCCATCGGTTGA